Proteins from one Sarcophilus harrisii chromosome 2, mSarHar1.11, whole genome shotgun sequence genomic window:
- the LOC116421845 gene encoding C2 calcium-dependent domain-containing protein 4B-like, giving the protein MWCLERLLRVRTRPAATSAFAPSTFTNVLTPDSIPEFCIPPRLLPSPSLRPTRDQRQQELRPGLVGAREDPDLTDWDPRSQAALSLQHLPRRPTSYGFCALLESPNTRRKESLFLGGSAAAAALLLQPPSRQLLRPRAHTYCGSGGTCIPRGPRVSPDTTDIASSSFCSASSSPCDAPRSRSRQRYRRLLRAPEGLLGRALRAGGSRVLARARSVSSAEDDDEDFEAAPDADRVSTSGGPRAPSLPPAAAALGPPRERLEAESTVSLGHHGAALHLATEYCPASRRLRIRLLRAEGLYGGAAAPGAIGCRVSVTLVPPGKTRKQRSAVVRQSRNPVFNEDFFFDGLSEDDLRRTAVRVKAENKGRGLERDRLLGRGELELSSLLL; this is encoded by the coding sequence ATGTGGTGCTTGGAGCGGCTCCTACGAGTGCGGACACGCCCAGCGGCCACCTCTGCCTTCGCTCCTTCCACCTTTACCAATGTTCTCACCCCAGACAGCATCCCAGAGTTCTGCATCCCGCCCAGGCTCTTACCCAGTCCTTCCCTACGCCCTACCCGAGATCAGCGACAGCAGGAGCTGCGGCCAGGTCTTGTGGGAGCCAGGGAGGACCCGGATCTCACCGACTGGGACCCGCGCTCGCAGGCTGCCCTCTCGCTGCAGCACCTGCCCCGCCGGCCGACCTCGTACGGCTTCTGCGCGCTGCTGGAGAGCCCGAATACCCGGCGCAAGGAGTCCCTTTTCCTCGGGGGCTCCGCAGCCGCTGCCGCCCTTCTTCTCCAGCCCCCGTCCCGGCAGTTGCTGCGACCTCGGGCTCACACCTACTGCGGTAGCGGTGGCACCTGCATCCCACGAGGGCCGAGGGTCTCCCCCGACACTACCGACATCgcctcttcctccttctgctcTGCCAGCTCGTCTCCCTGCGATGCCCCGCGTTCCCGGAGCCGCCAGCGCTACCGCCGCCTCCTCCGCGCCCCCGAGGGGCTCCTGGGCCGGGCGCTGCGGGCCGGTGGGAGCCGCGTTCTGGCCCGGGCCCGCTCGGTCTCCAGCGCAGAAGACGACGACGAGGACTTCGAGGCCGCGCCGGACGCGGACCGCGTCTCCACCTCCGGGGGGCCGAGGGCTCCGTCCCTCCCGCCGGCCGCCGCCGCTCTGGGCCCGCCGCGGGAGCGCCTGGAGGCCGAGAGCACCGTGAGCCTGGGCCACCACGGCGCCGCCCTGCACTTGGCCACCGAGTACTGTCCGGCGTCCCGGCGGCTGCGCATCCGCCTGCTCCGAGCCGAGGGTCTGTACGGCGGCGCGGCCGCGCCCGGGGCCATCGGCTGCAGAGTCAGCGTCACCTTGGTGCCCCCGGGCAAGACGCGCAAGCAGCGCAGCGCCGTGGTCCGACAGAGCCGAAACCCAGTGTTCAACGAGGACTTCTTCTTCGACGGACTGTCCGAGGATGACCTGCGCCGCACGGCCGTGAGGGTCAAGGCCGAGAACAAGGGCCGGGGCCTGGAGCGGGACCGTTTGCTCGGCCGGGGTGAGCTGGAGCTCAGCTCCCTACTTCTCTGA